The following coding sequences lie in one Candidatus Latescibacter sp. genomic window:
- a CDS encoding inositol monophosphatase, with amino-acid sequence MDTYKKELARFLSYGQEAVGLASQHLLAHWGDCRQVEKKESHHSVVTKEDIQSEEIIVEFLEKVVPGHSLISEERGRTLRDSEFVWVFDPLDGSSYYIRGLQSFSVSLALLCEWQPVLGIVACPANGEVFTAVRGGGSFLNAKQISTSSVCELRDCILSFSHRFLRAPEYLKPRTELVPSCRSIRGGGSCAQELCYIACGRIDGFIAPAQSLWDFAAGSLILTEAGGHFSGFAGESPEYLRMSQKDFAIVGSNGTVHRIILAELCSSFQKDQASRHNAQPVQ; translated from the coding sequence ATGGATACATACAAGAAGGAATTGGCCCGTTTTCTGTCGTATGGCCAAGAGGCGGTTGGCTTGGCTTCTCAGCATTTGCTTGCTCATTGGGGGGACTGCAGACAGGTTGAGAAGAAGGAATCACACCATAGTGTCGTCACCAAAGAGGACATCCAGAGTGAAGAGATCATAGTCGAGTTCCTTGAGAAGGTCGTGCCCGGACATTCGCTCATTTCTGAAGAACGTGGTCGAACGCTGAGGGATTCTGAGTTCGTTTGGGTGTTTGATCCGCTGGACGGCTCAAGCTACTATATCAGGGGGTTGCAATCTTTCAGTGTATCACTGGCACTGCTGTGTGAATGGCAACCAGTTCTCGGAATCGTGGCTTGCCCTGCAAATGGGGAAGTCTTCACAGCCGTCCGAGGAGGTGGCTCATTTCTCAATGCCAAACAGATTTCTACGTCATCCGTTTGCGAGCTCCGCGACTGTATTTTGAGCTTCAGCCATCGCTTCCTCAGAGCTCCGGAATACCTCAAGCCAAGAACGGAATTGGTACCATCTTGTCGCTCAATCCGGGGTGGGGGCTCGTGTGCTCAGGAGCTCTGCTACATTGCATGCGGCAGAATAGATGGCTTCATCGCCCCAGCACAGAGTCTCTGGGATTTCGCGGCAGGTTCGCTTATCCTGACCGAGGCGGGCGGGCACTTCTCTGGTTTTGCCGGAGAGTCCCCAGAATATTTGCGCATGTCTCAGAAGGATTTCGCTATTGTTGGGTCCAATGGAACGGTGCACCGCATCATTTTGGCTGAGTTGTGCTCCTCGTTTCAGAAAGACCAGGCAAGCCGTCATAATGCACAACCTGTTCAGTAA
- a CDS encoding ROK family protein gives MKYGYVLGVDIGATWTRVALVGKDGVVARYVRERTPFQDYHSVLDWVRDAAQKAGDCVEAIIFGVPGPIEYVRQRIVGLPNLPQWDVAALSRTLRDFAGPPVWQANDTDLAVLGEQRFGSGKGVDNVVFLSYGSGIGAGVLLNGKLAVGRYSLGEIGHTIIDMATLQTMEHLVSVNKLQNSLLPDSPAETDTAVVAADPQDGTYITVSTALSLCVRLVALCFMPDLIVLGGGVFLAHPALLLKARSDLTQIEMITPLKPHDLVLSCLGEDASMLGAYVYWESLLKEVK, from the coding sequence TTGAAATACGGTTATGTATTGGGAGTTGATATAGGTGCAACTTGGACCCGGGTTGCTCTTGTGGGAAAAGACGGTGTGGTCGCTCGCTACGTAAGGGAGCGAACACCGTTTCAGGACTATCACTCCGTACTTGACTGGGTCCGAGATGCGGCTCAGAAAGCAGGGGATTGTGTCGAGGCTATCATCTTTGGTGTGCCAGGGCCTATCGAATATGTTCGGCAGAGGATAGTGGGATTGCCGAATCTGCCGCAATGGGACGTTGCAGCGCTTTCCCGTACCTTACGTGATTTTGCCGGACCTCCAGTCTGGCAGGCAAACGACACAGACCTTGCCGTGCTCGGTGAGCAGCGCTTTGGTTCCGGGAAAGGCGTTGACAACGTAGTCTTCCTTTCCTATGGCAGTGGTATTGGTGCAGGCGTGCTCCTTAATGGAAAACTGGCAGTCGGGCGTTATTCCCTCGGAGAGATTGGCCACACCATCATCGATATGGCGACACTCCAGACAATGGAGCACTTGGTATCGGTAAACAAACTTCAGAACTCTCTCCTGCCGGATAGCCCAGCGGAGACGGATACAGCCGTTGTTGCGGCTGACCCGCAGGATGGAACATACATCACTGTGTCAACCGCACTCAGCCTCTGTGTACGGCTGGTTGCGCTCTGCTTCATGCCCGATTTGATAGTATTAGGGGGCGGAGTTTTCCTCGCACACCCGGCACTTCTTCTTAAGGCACGGTCAGACCTCACTCAAATCGAGATGATCACACCACTCAAGCCTCACGACTTGGTTCTGTCTTGCCTTGGTGAGGACGCAAGTATGTTGGGAGCATACGTGTATTGGGAATCACTGCTCAAGGAGGTCAAATAG
- a CDS encoding phosphomannomutase, which produces MNEKRLSAFKAYDIRGIIPDELNEEMAYKIGRAYAAEIHPSGAIAICRDIRKTSSSLAAALINGVNDAGVDTTDIGIGGTEMMYFASSLEGMGGGAMITASHNPKDYNGIKLVGSGAVPIGEDSGLLNIEQRVRTGDIPPSASSKGAANQLDIMDMYIDQILSFVDVKSLKPLKIVANAGNGCAGPVLDALARHLPFDFIRIHFEPDGAFPNGVPNPLLVENRNVTIEGVRTSHADLGIAWDGDFDRCFFFDENGSFVEGYYLVGFLAKNILQRNPGAPVVHDPRLIWNTIEIVRAAGGIPVISKSGYTFIKETMRETCAVYGGENTAHHFFRDFSYSDSGMIPWLLVTEEISATGQNLGELVNARIKRYPCSGEINRKVNDPDEVLKGVEEHFSAHATAISHLDGVSIEFSRQWRFNLRKSNTEPVVRLNVESTRNDALMKSKTEEILRVIEGRDTDSKVEKR; this is translated from the coding sequence ATGAACGAGAAGCGTCTTTCCGCCTTTAAAGCGTATGACATACGGGGAATCATCCCTGATGAGCTTAACGAGGAAATGGCGTATAAAATCGGGCGGGCGTATGCAGCCGAAATACACCCGTCAGGAGCAATTGCCATCTGCAGAGACATTCGGAAAACAAGCTCCTCTCTTGCGGCGGCTCTTATCAACGGTGTCAACGATGCGGGTGTGGATACCACCGATATCGGGATCGGCGGTACAGAGATGATGTATTTCGCCTCTTCGCTAGAAGGTATGGGGGGAGGCGCCATGATTACTGCGAGCCATAATCCCAAAGATTACAACGGTATAAAACTGGTTGGAAGCGGGGCCGTCCCTATCGGCGAGGACAGCGGTCTTCTGAACATAGAACAGAGAGTCCGCACCGGGGATATTCCCCCGTCCGCATCAAGCAAAGGGGCCGCTAATCAACTCGATATCATGGACATGTATATCGATCAAATTCTCAGTTTTGTGGATGTTAAATCCCTGAAACCTTTAAAAATTGTGGCGAATGCAGGAAACGGATGCGCCGGACCGGTGCTCGATGCACTTGCACGCCATCTGCCGTTCGATTTTATCCGCATTCATTTCGAACCTGACGGCGCTTTTCCCAACGGGGTGCCGAATCCGCTCCTTGTTGAAAATCGGAATGTCACGATCGAAGGAGTTCGTACTTCTCATGCCGATCTGGGTATTGCATGGGATGGCGATTTCGACCGGTGTTTCTTCTTCGATGAAAATGGCAGCTTTGTCGAAGGATATTATCTTGTCGGATTTCTCGCGAAAAACATCCTCCAGAGAAATCCTGGAGCGCCTGTCGTTCATGATCCCCGGCTCATCTGGAATACTATCGAGATTGTTCGTGCGGCCGGAGGGATTCCGGTCATTTCCAAATCCGGCTACACTTTTATAAAGGAAACCATGCGGGAAACCTGTGCGGTCTATGGCGGTGAAAATACCGCCCATCACTTTTTCCGGGATTTTTCTTACTCCGATTCCGGTATGATCCCCTGGCTTCTGGTGACTGAGGAAATCTCCGCCACGGGCCAGAACCTGGGCGAATTGGTTAACGCCCGTATCAAAAGATATCCCTGCTCCGGAGAGATCAACCGCAAGGTGAATGATCCTGATGAGGTGCTGAAAGGTGTGGAAGAGCATTTTAGCGCCCATGCAACCGCCATCTCCCATCTTGACGGTGTTTCCATTGAATTCAGCAGACAATGGCGTTTCAACCTGAGAAAATCGAACACCGAGCCGGTAGTACGGCTTAATGTGGAATCGACCCGAAACGACGCGCTCATGAAATCTAAAACCGAAGAAATACTGCGGGTGATCGAAGGAAGAGATACTGACAGTAAAGTTGAAAAAAGATGA
- a CDS encoding prephenate dehydrogenase: MFKNMVIVGVGLIGGSFGLAVRRKYPEMRIVGVSSQAAITTALEMGAITEGCGYEELGNAVRNADLVVLCTPIHHIQEILTLLGPLLQGGVLVTDVGSTKRAITCHAMNVLPRGVHFIGGHPMAGSEKRGVGAADPFLLQNAIYVLCPTDNVPGEVIDRFSALVESLGAHVAIMDADTHDHIAAAVSHLPQMIALTLVKMVGRLDTENAPYLRLAAGGFRDMTRIASSPFSVWDDICSTNDDAIREAIDRFIGQLLKVRDRIGTPALGEDFEIANITRATIPKDTKGFLKTLSEILVVVEDKPGVIAKIATQLAISDININDIEVLKVREGEGGTLRLAFEREQEAVEAIDLLEQIGYRARLRK; the protein is encoded by the coding sequence ATGTTCAAAAACATGGTGATTGTCGGGGTCGGCCTGATCGGTGGATCATTCGGCCTGGCGGTTCGCCGTAAATATCCTGAGATGAGGATAGTGGGGGTTTCCTCACAGGCGGCGATTACCACCGCTCTGGAAATGGGCGCCATCACCGAAGGCTGCGGGTATGAAGAGCTGGGGAATGCAGTTCGAAATGCAGACCTGGTCGTTCTCTGCACTCCGATACACCACATTCAGGAAATTCTTACCCTGCTCGGCCCTCTCCTGCAGGGTGGAGTGCTGGTTACCGATGTCGGCTCCACTAAACGAGCAATCACCTGTCACGCCATGAATGTACTTCCCCGCGGGGTACATTTCATCGGCGGCCATCCCATGGCGGGCTCGGAAAAGCGTGGAGTTGGCGCTGCAGATCCGTTTCTCTTGCAGAATGCCATCTATGTTCTCTGCCCCACAGATAATGTCCCCGGAGAGGTGATCGACCGTTTCAGCGCGCTGGTAGAAAGTCTCGGCGCCCATGTTGCGATCATGGATGCAGACACCCACGACCATATCGCTGCGGCAGTGAGCCATTTGCCGCAGATGATCGCGCTCACCCTGGTGAAAATGGTCGGCAGGCTCGATACGGAAAATGCTCCCTACCTTCGGCTGGCTGCCGGCGGTTTTCGGGACATGACCCGTATCGCATCGAGCCCGTTCAGTGTGTGGGATGATATATGCAGCACCAACGACGACGCAATCAGGGAAGCGATCGACCGGTTTATCGGGCAATTGCTGAAAGTCCGTGACCGTATAGGGACTCCTGCGCTGGGTGAAGATTTCGAGATCGCTAACATTACACGGGCGACTATTCCAAAGGATACTAAAGGGTTTTTAAAAACTCTTTCCGAAATCCTGGTGGTTGTCGAGGACAAGCCCGGTGTCATCGCCAAGATCGCCACCCAGCTCGCCATCTCCGACATCAACATAAATGATATCGAGGTGCTCAAAGTCCGTGAAGGCGAGGGTGGCACACTCCGTCTTGCTTTCGAACGGGAACAGGAAGCGGTTGAAGCAATAGATCTTCTGGAACAAATCGGCTATCGGGCCCGTCTGAGAAAATAA